From Apis mellifera strain DH4 linkage group LG5, Amel_HAv3.1, whole genome shotgun sequence, the proteins below share one genomic window:
- the LOC413021 gene encoding papilin isoform X2, with translation MTAIRSTWSSVLLIFIIGLCLHDVLAKHHHIKLRHERHRRQHGESHLPSSFVLDTDEAERGTWGPWSSASSCSRSCGGGVAHQTRQCLDVDDNGYSRCTGASRRFFSCNIQECPGEAKDFRAEQCAEFNSVPFEGIYYDWIPYTGGPNKCELNCMPRGERFFYRHKLMVIDGTPCEVEKNDVCVGGKCMPVGCDMMLGSDVKEDACRECGGDGSNCNTVSGLFDTDDLQAGYIDIILIPKGATNVVIKEIKPSNNYLAIRNTSGHYYLNGNWRIDFPRSLKFTGTIFHYSRDPQGFSAPDTITALGPTNEPIYVVLLYQDHNVGVHYEYSVPKRVSQQTDADSYTWITDEFSSCSATCGGGYQSRHVACVRRRDNQQVDESLCDPQLEPADTEACNVDPCPPVWVEGEWGPCSKHCGKGGEQTREIKCEQVISGEIPTLVDDSQCLKKIGPKGPTKQECNKDVPCPQFHVGPWKPCDHLCGPGKQTRRVTCYTKVDGKIQVLEDQACEGDVPEREKPCELRPCAGLDWITSNWSGCDDKCGLSQETRIIYCATQDGIIYPDEKCSLEKPESVRDCESKKECEVLWFASQWSDCSAKCGSGVQTRKVFCGTFEGETVTKVPDEKCDPAKRFNDTKNCTAEECKAEWFSGPWSKCSKPCGSGTMMRKVFCVKNETKNMTLKCNSNAIMFFSEDCNVQPCESDEVIPVQPDKIKDLTEEDDECEVYEDEDFVTVSSSLTLSDKSSKMSDLTEATPLSSPSTDNSTGNDMDDLMLNDDGATRGDISPREMENAEGSGTDFTDTFFYTYTSEFESTFEGSGTSEITEENELFTTESGMMETDVTEETVEGSTMDSTDESVTQETLASGETDITTESGATEATTVSSESEATEATSMTESMETEDTGPSESTESGPTTFSSESESTVTEQEMTEESVSTDIKPDGTDKTTETSVTEETTESGSIEPTMSTESGMTEESTESGATTESGATTESGATTESGATTESGAITESGATTESGATTESEASTESEAPIESGATTESEAPTESGATTESGVTTESGATTESMPTEITESTESGATTESEGTTESGATTEFEGTTESGVTTESGATTESVSTEATESTESGATTIESGPTETTVSGETTESGATTTEETTISGETTESSETTESGTTESGETTVSGVTESTVSGLTPVTDEEETEVTEKTHVTEFWTTLAPEEVTRKHRVCKVPKKKKTCKAMSFGCCYDGITAALGPFSEGCPTAQTCNETKHGCCPDGVSPATGPENKGCPESLCDETLFGCCPDGVTIAEGNDFEGCKKPCNKTEFGCCPDNETPASGENNMGCCNGTKFGCCPDGIKPASGPDDEGCEEEITSITPLTEEYETTTVQEDCSNSTYGCCPNGISIATGANFEGCGIINAENCTISYFGCCPDGVSPALGPNNYGCHMLCENSTYGCCEDGITPAHGPNREGCCLSTQYKCCPDNILPAHGPDFYGCGCQYTRFGCCPDNSTTARGPNNEGCGCKYTPHGCCPNRFTPATGPNYDGCPCYTYQFGCCSDGVTIAKGPHGQGCGCENTEFKCCSDGRTPAKGPNFAGCTCDASKYGCCSDGVEEAQGENFEGCLSVPSTPGAACALERDRGPCRDFTVKWYFDTEYGGCSRFWYGGCEGNDNRFKTQEECKEVCVQPKGKDACFLPKISGPCEGYFPTWYYDSGRKQCGQFVYGGCLGNANKFKTREECEELCVTPDDLDPCDQTKESGPCEGNFTRWYFNAESQACEQFLYGGCKGNDNNFPTEIACHQQCLQPGRRRVKLTDVCRLEKDPGPCPGSVLRWYYDAGRQTCSQFVYGGCKGNANRFRTRAACEQRCPVKDSCLLPRAEGNCGEKQSRWYFDQSENRCMPFYYTGCGGNKNNFESRDACESDCPAKVEQDTCLLPALLGECHNYTQRWYYDSYEQQCRQFYYGGCGGNENNFVTEQDCINRCQTTITTPAPVREIEFKPEFCFLPDSYGPCSNEQIKWFYDSREGICKQFRYGGCQSNGNNFNNREECEYRCGDVQDACTLPKVVGPCSGFVKQYYYDYRADSCYEFEYSGCQGNKNRFQDKESCEKRCQKQVVQTETTPNITVTLAPSLETVSKSPICYTPVDPGSCNSDITAFYYDSHNQMCQAFLYGGCEGNANRFQTEEQCERLCGKFYGQDTCNLPPDSGECRGYFQKYYYDSVNRVCREFSYSGCEGNANRFSSMAECESVCIHHEEPVPPGNDTNLLSLSSCKEQVDSGSCTSGATKRFFFDVEEQTCRTFIYTGCGGNRNRFKTFESCISTCLSTTNEIDVDSGKDIKDPCTEAREECQTIRCPYGKEAFVDSQDCERCRCVDPCRTQICPDNTKCAITLVATKDGTEYKGVCRSVMKPGRCPNVSNSTRCEQECLTDADCSGDMKCCNNGCGASCIEPATEEIISTSPRSFVTPPVVGAEPASIKQPEEPKVSAQEGSYVTLKCITLGNPRPMITWRKSTTLIAPSEARRRILPDGSLQIINLDRYDGGTYVCTADNGLGPPVRAEYQLTVTEPKELAAAILGEPDARVTVAINSPISLHCYAWGWPRPFVTWWRGERMLPLASEIYEQDSEYTLLIRTVTLQTLGVYTCQAFNAIGRAASWSITLQAIGPVYNIKPEFEQYMKYLIEAPKKAEKPRYPYRPDRTQTPDYRQIYEASNTTRQNIQISTVSPIGWTTSEYGRKFRVPVTANITIGQNQFPEGSDVNIACHVDGYPIARVSWYKDNEIIHPNNRIQITEMNRLVISDANREDSGRYRCEASNDYSSASAMVDIQVAGIFIHPNCQDNSFFAKCDLIVKAKYCTHKYYAKFCCRSCTEAGQLPSRGPHLNNSKRRRRYILKSLI, from the exons CATCACATAAAATTGAGGCACGAAAGACATCGCCGACAACATGGGGAGAGCCATCTGCCAAGCAGTTTTGTGCTGGACACGGACGAGGCTGAACGAGGAACTTGGGGGCCCTGGTCGTCGGCCAGCTCCTGTTCCAGGTCGTGTGGGGGTGGTGTCGCCCATCAGACCAGGCAGTGTCTCGATGTCGA CGACAATGGGTACAGCAGGTGCACCGGTGCATCGAGGCGATTCTTCTCCTGCAACATTCAG GAATGTCCGGGCGAGGCGAAGGACTTCCGCGCGGAGCAGTGCGCGGAATTTAACAGCGTGCCATTCGAGGGAATTTACTACGA TTGGATTCCGTACACGGGCGGGCCGAACAAGTGCGAATTGAATTGCATGCCGCGAGGCGAGCGTTTCTTCTACAGACACAAGCTGATGGTGATAGACGGGACGCCGTGCGAGGTGGAGAAGAACGACGTGTGCGTCGGAGGCAAATGCATG CCTGTTGGATGTGACATGATGCTTGGAAGCGACGTGAAGGAGGATGCTTGCAGGGAATGCGGAGGAGATGGGTCTAATTGTAATACCGTTTCCGGTTTGTTCGATACGGATGATCTTCAAGCGG gATACATCGATATCATACTGATTCCCAAAGGAGCAACGAACGTTGTGATAAAGGAGATCAAACCCTCGAACAATTATTTAG CTATTAGAAACACTTCGGGCCATTATTATCTAAATGGAAACTGGAGGATAGATTTCCCGCGAAGCTTGAAATTCACCGGGACTATATTCCATTATTCGAGAGATCCGCAAGGTTTCTCAGCACCCGATACCATTACAGCCTTGGGACCGACGAATGAGCCAATTTACGTGGTG CTCCTTTATCAAGACCACAACGTTGGGGTTCACTACGAGTACAGCGTGCCGAAGAGGGTTTCCCAGCAAACAGACGCGGATAGCTATACGTGGATAACCGACGAATTTTCCAGCTGTAGCGCGACTTGCGGTGGAG gtTATCAATCTAGACACGTGGCCTGCGTACGAAGAAGGGATAACCAACAGGTGGATGAGAGCCTTTGCGATCCACAGTTGGAACCAGCTGACACAGAGGCATGTAACGTGGACCCGTGTCCACCTGTGTGGGTGGAGGGCGAATGGGGCCCTTGCAGCAAACACTGCGGCAAAGGAGGTGAGCAGACCAGAGAGATCAAATGCGAGCAGGTCATCTCCGGTGAAATTCCCACATTGGTAGACGATAGTCAGTGTCTGAAGAAGATAGGACCAAAAGGTCCGACCAAGCAGGAATGTAACAAGGATGTACCGTGCCCGCAATTCCACGTGGGACCCTGGAAACCG TGTGATCATTTGTGCGGACCGGGGAAGCAAACCAGAAGAGTGACCTGTTACACGAAGGTGGACGGGAAGATTCAAGTGCTGGAGGATCAGGCATGCGAGGGAGACGTTCCAGAGCGTGAGAAACCTTGCGAATTGAGACCTTGCGCCGGCCTCGACTGGATCACGTCGAATTGGAGTGGA TGCGACGACAAATGTGGACTTAGCCAAGAAACCAGGATCATATACTGCGCCACTCAGGATGGAATCATTTATCCGGATGAAAAATGCAGCCTCGAAAAGCCTGAATCGGTGCGAGATTGCGAGAGCAAAAAGGAATGCGAAGTTCTCTGGTTCGCTTCTCAATGGAGCGAC TGTTCAGCGAAATGTGGGTCAGGTGTGCAGACACGCAAGGTGTTCTGTGGTACGTTCGAAGGTGAAACGGTGACGAAAGTGCCAGACGAAAAATGCGACCCCGCCAAGAGATTCAACGACACGAAAAATTGCACAGCCGAAGAGTGCAAAGCAGAATGGTTCTCTGGCCCATGGAGCAAG TGTTCGAAACCATGCGGCAGTGGCACGATGATGCGCAAAGTGTTTTGCGTGAAGAATGAGACGAAGAACATGACGTTAAAATGTAACAGCAATGCGATCATGTTCTTCTCGGAAGATTGCAACGTTCAACCATGCGAATCAG atGAAGTGATACCTGTGCAACCAGATAAGATCAAAGATCTTACCGAGGAGGATGATGAATGTGAAGTATATGAGGACGAAGACTTTGTGACTGTCTCATCTAGTCTTACGCTTAGC GATAAATCCAGCAAAATGTCAGACCTTACTGAGGCAACTCCCCTAAGTTCACCAAGCACAGACAATTCTACTGGAAACGACATGGACGATTTAATGCTCAATGATGATGGTGCCACTCGAGGCGACATATCTCCTAGAGAAATGGAAAATGCTGAAGGAAGCGGAACAGATTTTACCGATACGTTTTTCTATACTTATACATCGGAATTTGAATCAACATTCGAAGGAAGTGGAACCAGTGAAATCACAGAAGAAAACGAATTGTTTACAACAGAGTCTGGAATGATGGAAACTGATGTTACCGAGGAGACTGTCGAAGGATCCACCATGGATTCCACCGATGAATCGGTGACGCAAGAAACTCTAGCATCTGGAG aAACAGATATAACAACCGAATCAGGCGCAACTGAAGCAACGACAGTTTCTTCTGAGAGCGAAGCAACTGAAGCCACATCGATGACAGAATCTATGGAGACTGAAGATACTGGGCCGTCAGAATCCACTGAATCAGGTCCAACAACCTTTTCATCGGAAAGTGAAAGCACAGTTACGGAACAAGAGATGACTGAAGAATCTGTATCAACAGATATAAAACCTGATGGCACAGATAAGACTACAGAAACAAGTGTTACTGAAGAAACTACTGAATCAGGATCTATAGAACCAACAATGTCGACAGAATCAGGAATGACAGAAGAAAGTACAGAATCTGGAGCCACAACAGAATCTGGAGCCACAACAGAATCTGGAGCTACAACAGAATCTGGAGCCACAACAGAATCTGGAGCCATAACAGAATCTGGAGCCACAACAGAATCTGGAGCCACAACAGAATCTGAAGCCTCAACAGAATCTGAAGCCCCAATAGAATCTGGAGCCACAACAGAATCTGAAGCCCCAACAGAATCTGGAGCCACAACAGAATCTGGAGTTACAACAGAATCTGGAGCTACAACAGAATCTATGCCAACTGAAATTACAGAATCAACAGAATCTGGAGCTACAACAGAATCTGAAGGTACAACGGAATCTGGAGCCACAACAGAATTTGAAGGTACAACAGAATCTGGAGTCACTACAGAATCTGGAGCAACAACTGAATCAGTATCAACAGAAGCTACTGAATCAACGGAATCTGGAGCGACAACCATAGAATCTGGCCCGACAGAAACTACTGTATCTGGTGAAACTACAGAATCTGGTGCAACAACAACAGAAGAAACGACGATTTCCGGCGAGACTACCGAATCGAGTGAAACTACAGAATCTGGTACAACTGAGAGTGGTGAAACAACTGTTTCTGGAGTGACAGAGTCAACTGTTTCCGGATTGACACCGGTTACTGATGAAGAAGAGACCGAAGTAACTGAGAAAACACACGTAACTGAATTCTGGACAACACTCGCTCCGGAAGAGGTCACACGCAAACATCGCGTCTGCAAGGTGCCTAAGAAGAAAAAGACCTGCAAAGCCATGTCGTTTGGTTGCTGTTACGATGGAATCACTGCAGCGCTAGGACCATTTAGCGAAGGATGTCCCACGGCCCAGACTTGCAATGAGACCAAACACGGTTGCTGTCCTGATGGAGTATCACCAGCCACTGGCCCAGAGAACAAAGGCTGTCCCGAATCTCTCTGCGATGAAACATTGTTCGGTTGTTGTCCAGATGGAGTTACCATTGCTGAAGGTAATGATTTCGAAGGATGCAAGAAACCTTGCAACAAGACAGAATTTGGATGCTGTCCGGATAACGAGACACCGGCTAGTGGAGAGAATAACATGGGATGCTGCAATGGCACTAAATTTGGTTGTTGTCCCGATGGAATCAAGCCTGCTTCTGGACCAGATGATGAAGGTTGCGAGGAGGAGATCACTTCTATCACTCCACTTACTGAAGAATATGAAACGACCACTGTGCAGGAAGATTGTTCGAATTCCACCTATGGATGTTGTCCGAATGGTATTTCCATTGCAACTGGCGCCAATTTCGAGGGATGTGGTATTATCAATGCGGAGAACTGTACTATATCGTACTTTGGATGTTGTCCTGATGGAGTATCACCAg CTCTTGGGCCTAATAATTACGGATGCCACATGCTCTGTGAAAATAGCACCTATGGTTGTTGCGAAGATGGTATTACTCCTGCACATGGTCCCAACAGAGAAGGTTGTTGTCTATCGACACAATACAAATGTTGTCCGGATAACATACTTCCTGCTCATGGTCCCGATTTCTACGGCTGTGGATGTCAATACACGAGATTCGGATGTTGCCCCGATAATAGTACCACTGCTCGTGGACCGAACAACGAGGGTTGCGGATGCAAATACACGCCTCATGGTTGCTGTCCAAATCGTTTTACGCCGGCCACAGGACCGAATTACGATGGTTGTCCGTGTTATACGTATCAGTTTGGTTGTTGTTCTGATGGTGTCACCATTGCGAAAGGACCACATGGACAAg GCTGCGGTTGCGAGAATACGGAATTCAAATGCTGTTCAGATGGAAGAACACCAGCAAAGGGCCCGAACTTTGCCGGATGCACTTGCGATGCCTCGAAATACGGATGTTGTTCTGATGGTGTGGAAGAAGCTCAAGGAGAGAATTTCGAGGGATGTCTCTCAGTTCCATCCACCCCAGGAGCGGCTTGCGCGTTGGAAAGAGATAGAGGACCATGTCGAGATTTCACTGTTAAATGGTACTTTGACACAGAATATGGTGGATGTTCAAGATTTTGGTATGGAGGCTGCGAAGGTAACGACAATCGATTCAAGACTCAGGAAGAATGTAAAGAAGTGTGTGTGCAACCTAAAGGAAaag ATGCTTGTTTCTTACCAAAGATCTCTGGACCCTGTGAAGGCTATTTCCCTACATGGTATTACGATTCTGGCAGAAAGCAGTGTGGTCAGTTTGTCTATGGTGGATGTCTTGGTAatgcgaataaatttaaaaccagAGAAGAATGCGAGGAACTTTGTGTCACTCCTGATGATCTGG ATCCTTGCGACCAAACGAAAGAATCAGGTCCCTGCGAGGGTAACTTTACTAGATGGTATTTCAATGCAGAATCACAAGCTTGCGAGCAATTCCTGTATGGTGGATGCAAAGGAAATGATAATAACTTCCCAACGGAAATCGCTTGTCACCAACAATGCCTGCAACCAGGAAGGAGACGAG TAAAACTGACAGACGTATGCCGCTTGGAGAAAGATCCCGGTCCTTGTCCGGGCTCTGTGTTACGCTGGTATTATGACGCCGGGCGTCAGACGTGTAGCCAATTTGTTTACGGCGGTTGTAAAGGCAATGCGAATAGATTCCGTACGCGTGCTGCCTGCGAGCAGCGCTGCCCTGTAAAAG ATAGTTGCTTGCTGCCGCGAGCTGAAGGTAACTGTGGTGAGAAGCAATCTCGATGGTACTTTGATCAGTCGGAGAATCGGTGCATGCCATTCTATTATACTGGTTGCGgtgggaataaaaataatttcgaatctaGGGACGCATGCGAATCTGATTGCCCGGCTAAAGTTG AGCAAGATACCTGTCTCTTGCCCGCACTTTTGGGAGAATGCCACAACTATACTCAACGATGGTACTACGATTCGTACGAACAGCAATGTAGACAATTCTATTATGGTGGTTGCGGTGGAAACGAAAATAACTTTGTCACCGAACAAGACTGCATTAACAGATGTCAGACTACGATTACTACCCCTGCGCCTGTAAgagaaatcgaatttaaaccag aattctGTTTCCTTCCGGATTCTTATGGTCCATGTTCTAATGAACAAATCAAATGGTTTTATGACAGTAGAGAAGGTATTTGCAAGCAGTTCAGGTATGGGGGCTGTCAAAGCAATGGAAATAACTTCAATAATCGCGAAGAATGCGAATATCGATGTGGAGATGTTCAAG atgcTTGCACTCTGCCCAAAGTTGTTGGTCCCTGTAGCGGTTTTGTCAAACAATACTATTATGATTATCGAGCAGATTCCTGTTACGAATTTGAATACAGTGGTTGTCAGGGTAACAAGAACCGCTTCCAGGATAAGGAATCCTGCGAAAAAAGATGTCAGAAACAAGTTGTTCAAACGGAAACAACGCCAAACATTACTGTCACACTTGCTCCATCACTTGAAACTGTTTCGAAGAGCCCGATTTGTTATACTCCTGTTGATCCTGGTTCTTGCAATAGTGATATCACAGCTTTTTATTACGATTCGCACAATCAGATGTGTCAAGCATTTCTCTATGGCGGTTGTGAAGGAAACGCGAATAGATTCCAAACAGAAGAACAATGTGAACGTCTTTGCGGAAAGTTTTATGGACAAG atacatGTAACTTACCGCCGGATTCTGGTGAATGCCGAGGTTActtccaaaaatattactatgatTCAGTCAACCGCGTATGTCGCGAATTTTCATACAGTGGATGCGAAGGTAATGCGAACAGGTTTAGCTCAATGGCCGAGTGTGAATCTGTTTGCATTCATCACGAGGAACCGGTGCCTCCTGGAAACGATACCAATCTTTTAAGCTTGT CAAGTTGTAAAGAACAAGTTGACAGTGGGTCTTGCACTTCTGGTGCTACCAAACGATTCTTTTTCGACGTTGAAGAACAAACCTGTCGAACGTTCATTTACACTGGATGCGGTGGAAATCGTAACAGATTCAAGACCTTTGAGTCTTGTATTAGTACTTGCCTTAGCA ctaCTAACGAGATCGACGTAGATTCCGGAAAGGATATAAAGGATCCTTGCACCGAAGCACGCGAAGAATGTCAAACCATCCGTTGCCCGTATGGCAAAGAGGCGTTCGTGGACTCTCAGGATTGCGAACGATGTCGTTGTGTTGATCCTTGTAGAACACAAATTTGTCCCGATAACACAAAATGTGCTATTACCTTAGTTGCTACCAAAGATGGTACAGAATACAAAGGAGTATGTAGATCAG TCATGAAACCAGGCCGTTGTCCAAATGTATCGAATAGTACTAGATGCGAACAAGAGTGTCTCACAGATGCAGATTGTTCTGGAGATATGAAATGCTGTAATAATGGCTGTGGTGCTTCTTGTATCGAACCAGCCACCGAAGAAATTATATCGACTTCTCCAAGATCGTTCGTTACTCCACCTGTAGTTGGTGCTGAACCAGCTTCCATCAAGCAACCAGAGGAGCCGAAAGTCAGTGCTCAGGAAGGTAGTTACGTAACATTGAAGTGCATTACTTTAGGAAATCCAAGACCAATGATCACATGGAGAAAAAGCACGACGTTG ATTGCACCTTCAGAAGCCAGACGTCGCATATTACCCGATGGCTctcttcaaattattaatttagatcgATACGATGGTGGAACTTATGTCTGCACAGCTGACAATGGCTTAGGCCCACCGGTAAGAGCAGAATACCAATTGACTGTCACAG AACCGAAAGAACTAGCTGCGGCCATCCTCGGGGAGCCTGATGCACGTGTGACAGTTGCCATAAACTCTCCCATATCTCTGCACTGCTACGCATGGGGTTGGCCCAGACCTTTCGTCACTTGGTGGCGAGGCGAGCGCATGTTGCCACTCGCTTCGGAGATTTACGAACAGGATTCTGAATACACCCTTCTGATTAGAACAGTCACTCTACAGACTCTAGGCGTTTACACCTGTCAAGCATTCAACGCAATTGGTAGAGCTGCATCTTGGTCGATCACATTGCAAGCTATCGGTCCAGTGTACAATATCAAGCCCGAGTTCGaacaatatatgaaatactTGATTGAGGCTCCTAAAAAAGCTGAGAAACCTAGATATCCTTATAGACCCGATAGAACCCAAACTCCAGACTATCGTCAGATTTATGAAGCTAGTAATACGACCAGacagaatattcaaatttctacGGTTAGTCCTATTGGATGGACTACTTCGGAATACGGTAGGAAATTTAGAG TGCCTGTCACAGCCAATATAACGATAGGACAAAATCAGTTCCCAGAGGGTAGTGATGTTAATATCGCTTGCCATGTCGATGGTTATCCGATTGCTCGAGTATCTTGGTATAAGGATAATGAGATAATTCATCCGAACAATCGAATTCAAATTACTg aaatgaacAGACTCGTAATCAGCGATGCGAATCGGGAAGATTCAGGAAGATATCGTTGCGAAGCAAGTAATGATTATTCATCTGCTTCTGCTATGGTGGATATACAAGTTGctg GAATCTTCATTCACCCGAACTGCCAAGATAATTCGTTCTTCGCTAAATGCGATCTGATCGTTAAAGCAAAGTATTGCACACACAAATATTACGCGAAATTCTGCTGTCGATCCTGTACCGAGGCTGGTCAACTTCCATCCAGAGGTCCTCACTTAAATAACTCGAAAAGAAGGCGAAGATACATTCTGAAGAGCCTCATCTAA